A window of the Rhodoferax sp. GW822-FHT02A01 genome harbors these coding sequences:
- a CDS encoding pyridoxal phosphate-dependent aminotransferase — MSFIAKRLEVIAPAETMEMAARAAALRHLGVDVVSLSQGEPDFPTPEHIQQAAIRAMREGKTRYTEASGMLSLREAVTRKLERDQRLQYSADQVTITAGAKQAIFNAFFASLNPGDEVIVPAPCWVSYPEIVKLTGGIPVVVECPRKSGFKLTVEQLEKHITSKTKWLMLNSPSNPTGAVYSAKELSALAAVLRKHPSIWVLTDDIYEKLVYGEAHFVNILEVAPDLSARTLIINGVSKMYSMTGWRIGYAVGPRELIKAMTLVQGQSTNNANAVAQVAAAAALDGDQSCVQEFRTAFNARRDLVVNAINSIKGLSVESPDGAFYVFVSCAGILGKRTPQGAVLETDRDFVRYLLDSAHVAVVSGTGFLHSPFFRVSYAASIDQLREAVERIKNAVDALGEGDKF; from the coding sequence ATGTCTTTTATTGCAAAACGATTGGAAGTCATCGCTCCTGCGGAAACCATGGAGATGGCTGCGCGCGCAGCGGCGCTGCGTCACTTGGGGGTGGACGTGGTGTCCCTTTCACAAGGGGAGCCTGACTTTCCTACCCCGGAGCATATCCAGCAGGCCGCAATCCGGGCTATGCGCGAAGGTAAAACGCGTTACACAGAAGCATCCGGAATGCTGTCTTTACGGGAAGCGGTAACCCGGAAATTGGAGCGAGACCAACGGCTGCAGTATTCGGCTGACCAGGTGACCATTACCGCTGGCGCAAAGCAGGCTATCTTTAATGCCTTCTTTGCATCTCTCAATCCCGGCGACGAAGTTATCGTGCCGGCACCTTGTTGGGTTTCTTATCCCGAAATTGTCAAATTGACGGGGGGAATTCCGGTAGTGGTGGAATGCCCACGTAAATCGGGCTTCAAGCTGACGGTTGAGCAACTTGAGAAACACATCACTTCGAAGACCAAATGGTTGATGCTGAACTCGCCATCGAATCCCACTGGCGCAGTGTACTCCGCCAAAGAGCTATCCGCTCTGGCCGCGGTACTTCGCAAGCACCCTAGTATTTGGGTACTTACAGACGACATCTACGAGAAGTTGGTCTATGGCGAAGCGCATTTTGTGAACATTCTGGAAGTGGCACCAGACCTGTCAGCGCGGACCCTGATTATCAATGGTGTGTCCAAGATGTACTCCATGACGGGATGGCGTATTGGATATGCCGTTGGCCCTCGTGAACTGATAAAAGCTATGACCCTCGTTCAGGGTCAAAGTACAAACAATGCAAACGCCGTAGCACAGGTTGCTGCTGCTGCTGCTCTGGATGGTGACCAGTCTTGCGTGCAGGAATTCCGGACCGCATTCAATGCCCGTCGTGATCTGGTAGTGAACGCTATCAATAGCATCAAAGGCCTATCTGTTGAGTCTCCAGATGGTGCTTTCTATGTGTTTGTTTCTTGTGCGGGAATCCTTGGGAAGCGAACCCCTCAAGGTGCCGTGCTTGAAACTGACCGGGACTTCGTACGGTACTTGCTGGACTCGGCTCACGTGGCTGTTGTCTCCGGCACAGGATTCCTCCACTCTCCGTTCTTCCGTGTGTCGTACGCTGCGAGCATTGACCAGTTGCGCGAGGCAGTGGAACGTATAAAGAACGCTGTAGATGCGCTGGGCGAAGGAGATAAATTTTGA
- a CDS encoding FAD-binding oxidoreductase → MTKKTVIIGGGGVGSSIASFLSSTAPDEAITVIERDPTYQTASSSLSASSIRHQFSTPVSIELSKFGYEFMRGCSTDGKPGSGVGLTNRGYLFLGTQTQAPFLRSRTATVLSMGGTVQEFDKSSLSQRYPWLNVEDIEYASEGTYGEGWFDGYMLQQWYRTTARSNGVNYIKGEAVGFETNDSRVTKVILGDGTAIECDRVINACGAWSASLAKQLGLTLPIHAKRRTIFVVSTPQHIENFPILIDSSGIFIRPEQHHFICTVVPEESEDHDDLPLDPDFSLFEERIWPTLAERIPQFEALRVERAWAGYYEVNILDQNGLVGKMGPENHFVAAGFSGHGLMQSAGVGRGMAELLQYGEFRSIDLAPLSPERLQTGRLIVEDAVY, encoded by the coding sequence TTGACCAAAAAGACAGTCATCATTGGTGGCGGAGGCGTTGGCTCATCCATCGCTTCATTCCTTTCATCGACTGCGCCTGACGAGGCCATCACGGTCATTGAACGTGACCCAACTTACCAGACCGCCTCTTCAAGTCTCTCGGCCAGCTCCATTCGACACCAATTTTCAACTCCTGTGAGCATTGAGCTGTCCAAGTTTGGCTACGAATTCATGCGTGGCTGCTCTACAGATGGCAAACCTGGTTCGGGCGTCGGTCTGACGAATCGGGGGTACCTATTCCTCGGGACACAAACCCAGGCACCTTTTCTGCGCTCTCGTACTGCAACTGTTTTGTCCATGGGCGGGACAGTGCAAGAGTTCGACAAGAGCAGCCTCTCGCAACGCTACCCTTGGCTCAACGTCGAAGACATTGAATACGCATCAGAAGGTACTTATGGTGAGGGATGGTTCGATGGATACATGCTGCAGCAGTGGTACCGAACTACCGCGCGCAGTAACGGCGTGAACTACATCAAGGGTGAAGCCGTCGGATTCGAAACCAATGACTCACGTGTTACAAAGGTCATTCTGGGCGACGGAACTGCTATCGAATGTGACCGCGTCATTAACGCGTGCGGTGCTTGGTCAGCCTCACTGGCCAAGCAATTGGGCTTGACATTGCCCATTCATGCCAAACGGCGCACCATCTTTGTGGTATCGACTCCGCAACATATCGAAAATTTCCCGATACTCATTGATTCGTCCGGTATTTTTATCCGTCCAGAGCAACACCATTTCATCTGCACGGTTGTTCCAGAGGAGTCGGAAGACCACGACGATCTGCCGTTAGACCCGGACTTTTCACTCTTTGAAGAGCGTATCTGGCCAACTCTGGCAGAGCGGATTCCCCAGTTCGAAGCATTGCGCGTCGAAAGAGCTTGGGCCGGATATTACGAAGTCAACATCCTTGACCAGAATGGTCTTGTTGGAAAAATGGGGCCAGAGAACCACTTCGTGGCGGCCGGATTCAGTGGTCACGGCCTCATGCAAAGTGCGGGCGTCGGACGTGGCATGGCTGAATTGCTTCAGTACGGCGAATTTCGCAGCATTGATTTGGCTCCTCTATCCCCCGAGCGACTGCAGACCGGGCGTCTCATAGTCGAAGACGCAGTCTACTGA
- a CDS encoding EAL domain-containing protein, which translates to MFKTDIGDCVLEQRITTVEPLAPSAIPDFIRALGYALDLGTESVFICDDEIRFVYVNDAVIRQLGYRRDELLRMGPPDIDLNITREKCLDIFQNPQGFPFTFETVHRTQTGKVIPVDIHGINLDIDGRRYAVAIARDISARKKMNEELQRNEKYQRTLLNNFPFSVWLQDPDGRLLIGNDAFARDAGKASIDDLVGLTIFPSEQSLRSTADDITVMSTGNALHIEEKRRGPDGNFYWAETWTAPLLVEGQMQGTVGYSRDISSRKQTENSLAKTLAFVQGVIDAFPDILFEGSHDGRYLNVWTRNPELLAASRENMLGRSLDEVLSPKSAAIAWAAFREANLTGTSHGKIISIDTPVGLRSFEISVSRMQLSDDPNPHFITVSRDVTERIRLQAELENREHEFRTLVEHSPDAIARFDLEQQCQYANPVLAQSLGYASLPLRGFTPCALFGTDTGAMLTERLQKVQDSHQRAEFDMYWKNTQGRQSSILVSLTPEFDNTRALASVLMVGRDITELRTYQDTIHQMAFYDTLTGLPNRALFHEHLTQLLADAAYHGQLAGIMVVDVDRFKDVNDTLGHGTGDQLLKEVATRLRNCVRTYDTVARLGGDEFGVLLPKIKKAENLGHVASKILSALNPAFDLAGGEIFVTCSVGIAVYPQDSEHEQELLKYAGSAMYFAKRSGRNGFRFYAKELTASAQARLSLESDLRRATKRQELMLHYQPKVSLSTGAVVGCEALLRWNHPERGMVSPVQFISVAEDIGVICEMGRWVLQEACKTAIAWNRNTGAGMHGYKVAVNLSPRQFFESNWLEQLIDIVRDTGCAPHWLEFEITESLLLDEDDRVLPALMALRDLGATIAIDDFGTGYSALGYLTRFPIDTLKIDRSFVQTVTTDRYRSELVKAILSIARCLNLVVVAEGVENPEQAEFLNSEGCQLAQGFLYGRPVPKDQLLVLPELISQRVKLDQA; encoded by the coding sequence TTGTTCAAAACTGACATCGGAGATTGTGTGTTAGAGCAAAGAATAACTACCGTTGAACCGCTTGCACCAAGTGCCATACCTGATTTCATTCGAGCGTTGGGATATGCTTTGGACTTGGGTACCGAAAGCGTATTTATCTGCGATGATGAGATTCGTTTCGTGTATGTGAACGATGCTGTCATTCGACAATTGGGATACAGGCGGGACGAACTGCTGCGGATGGGGCCGCCCGACATCGATTTAAATATTACGAGAGAGAAATGTCTCGATATTTTTCAAAATCCCCAGGGCTTTCCGTTCACTTTTGAGACAGTGCATCGAACGCAAACTGGGAAGGTAATTCCGGTCGATATTCACGGAATCAATCTTGACATTGACGGACGGCGCTACGCCGTGGCCATTGCCAGAGACATCTCTGCACGAAAAAAAATGAATGAGGAATTACAGCGTAATGAAAAATATCAACGCACATTGCTCAACAACTTTCCTTTTTCCGTTTGGCTCCAGGATCCAGATGGGCGTCTGTTGATCGGAAATGACGCATTCGCCCGCGATGCAGGTAAGGCGTCAATTGACGATTTAGTTGGACTAACCATCTTCCCCTCCGAACAGTCCTTGCGCTCGACTGCGGATGACATCACAGTTATGTCTACTGGGAATGCTCTTCATATTGAGGAAAAACGCCGCGGTCCAGATGGCAATTTCTACTGGGCGGAAACTTGGACAGCCCCTTTGCTGGTCGAAGGACAGATGCAGGGTACTGTCGGCTATTCAAGGGATATCTCCAGTCGTAAGCAAACCGAGAACAGTTTGGCCAAAACTCTGGCCTTTGTTCAGGGCGTAATTGATGCATTTCCTGATATCTTGTTTGAAGGGAGCCATGATGGCCGCTACCTCAATGTGTGGACGCGCAACCCCGAATTGCTAGCAGCTAGCCGTGAAAACATGCTGGGTCGCTCGCTTGACGAGGTGCTGTCTCCGAAAAGCGCGGCAATTGCCTGGGCGGCATTCCGTGAGGCCAATCTCACGGGGACGTCACATGGGAAGATCATCTCCATTGACACACCAGTGGGGCTGCGTTCGTTTGAAATCTCAGTGTCGCGCATGCAGCTAAGCGACGACCCAAATCCCCACTTCATCACGGTGTCACGCGATGTCACTGAACGCATACGTCTGCAGGCAGAACTTGAAAATCGAGAACACGAATTTCGCACTTTGGTTGAGCATTCTCCCGATGCGATAGCACGCTTCGACCTCGAACAGCAGTGCCAATATGCCAATCCGGTGTTGGCGCAGTCTCTAGGTTATGCAAGTTTGCCATTGAGGGGATTCACGCCTTGTGCCTTATTCGGGACTGACACAGGAGCAATGCTCACCGAGCGTCTGCAAAAGGTACAGGATAGCCACCAGCGAGCGGAGTTCGACATGTACTGGAAAAACACTCAAGGGCGCCAGAGCTCCATTCTAGTTAGTCTGACTCCTGAATTTGACAATACGCGTGCACTGGCTAGTGTGCTCATGGTCGGGCGTGACATCACCGAGCTGAGGACTTACCAAGACACGATCCATCAGATGGCTTTTTACGATACGCTGACTGGTCTCCCCAACAGGGCACTGTTCCACGAGCATTTGACACAGTTGCTGGCTGACGCGGCTTACCACGGCCAGCTTGCTGGAATCATGGTTGTGGATGTGGATCGATTCAAGGACGTCAATGACACATTGGGACACGGAACCGGTGATCAATTATTGAAAGAGGTCGCGACCCGTTTGCGGAATTGTGTAAGGACCTACGACACCGTCGCTCGCTTGGGTGGCGATGAGTTCGGTGTCTTGTTGCCCAAAATCAAGAAAGCAGAGAACTTGGGCCATGTGGCGAGCAAGATTCTGTCGGCCCTGAACCCTGCCTTTGATCTCGCGGGGGGGGAGATCTTTGTCACGTGCAGCGTTGGCATCGCGGTCTACCCGCAGGACAGTGAGCACGAACAAGAGCTGCTTAAGTACGCGGGCTCCGCCATGTACTTTGCCAAACGGTCCGGACGCAACGGCTTCCGATTTTATGCAAAGGAGCTAACGGCCAGCGCGCAGGCCCGTCTGTCGTTGGAGTCGGATCTGCGGCGAGCCACAAAACGGCAAGAATTGATGCTGCACTACCAGCCAAAGGTAAGCCTGAGCACCGGTGCCGTTGTGGGTTGTGAGGCTTTGTTGAGGTGGAACCACCCCGAGCGCGGGATGGTATCGCCAGTACAGTTCATATCAGTGGCAGAAGATATTGGTGTAATCTGTGAAATGGGTCGATGGGTGTTGCAAGAGGCTTGCAAAACGGCAATAGCCTGGAACAGAAACACCGGGGCGGGAATGCATGGCTACAAGGTTGCGGTCAATCTGTCACCTAGGCAGTTCTTCGAGTCGAACTGGCTGGAGCAGCTCATCGATATCGTCCGTGACACTGGGTGCGCGCCGCATTGGCTAGAATTTGAAATTACTGAAAGTCTGTTACTGGACGAAGACGACCGTGTGCTGCCTGCGCTGATGGCCTTGCGTGACTTAGGCGCCACCATTGCGATTGATGATTTTGGAACTGGCTATTCTGCATTAGGGTACCTCACGCGGTTTCCGATAGACACTTTGAAGATTGACCGCTCTTTCGTGCAAACCGTTACCACCGATCGCTACCGCAGCGAGCTAGTCAAGGCCATATTGTCCATTGCTCGTTGCCTCAACCTCGTTGTAGTTGCCGAAGGTGTTGAGAATCCGGAGCAAGCCGAATTCTTGAATTCCGAGGGCTGTCAGCTCGCCCAAGGTTTTCTGTACGGCCGCCCCGTCCCAAAGGATCAGTTACTTGTATTGCCCGAACTAATTTCGCAGCGGGTCAAACTTGATCAAGCTTAG
- a CDS encoding methyl-accepting chemotaxis protein, with translation MKSNFDDLLLMTKVALAPGLVLLCLIFVTIFGYWSSSATSETLDYLTQKSMVNVTKVAELQERAVAVNAMVMQSMAYAGAGLKPSVIKSLDERIFSELTAIQQQLDHFHEVLLDDPESVEKLVSLNSAFKKYAKAAADTLDMKDVDISTAAVMMSTAESSYNETRNQLRALFRHKVQQAEASGLETTAKMSLGNRVSIGISALALFIGVTITIAVSRRIVLPLQIAVQIAQEVANGNLRMRKVKTNSDETGQVLTALEDVAQRLNAMIGQIRNGAEQIDAAAGEISTGNNDLARRTEQMASALQFISNSVASLTSALKLSVETANQGRSLAVDSASLALQGGRDVEEVVKTMDAISAQAKRINEIVGTIDGIAFQTNILALNAAVEAARAGEQGRGFAVVASEVRCLAQRSSDAAREIRVLIGASSEKVLSGTDIVHAAGNTMKLIVSSIEEVSAMVSSISNATADQARAIHDVNEAVSEIDRNTQQNAALVEESAAAAESLRLQAAGLVRSISFFRIDSISQQGKDGHQSSNDQ, from the coding sequence GTGAAATCGAACTTTGACGATCTGTTGCTAATGACTAAAGTGGCTTTGGCGCCGGGTTTGGTTTTGTTGTGTCTCATTTTCGTTACTATATTCGGATATTGGAGTTCTAGCGCCACATCCGAGACGTTGGATTATTTGACTCAAAAAAGCATGGTTAACGTCACAAAGGTTGCCGAATTACAAGAGCGTGCAGTAGCGGTAAACGCGATGGTTATGCAAAGCATGGCGTATGCTGGCGCGGGTCTCAAACCGTCCGTCATTAAGTCTCTTGATGAGAGGATATTCTCAGAGCTCACGGCAATTCAACAGCAACTGGACCATTTTCATGAGGTTCTTTTAGATGACCCCGAATCAGTGGAAAAGTTAGTTTCTCTGAATAGTGCCTTTAAAAAATATGCAAAAGCCGCTGCAGATACATTGGACATGAAAGATGTTGATATTAGCACCGCTGCAGTGATGATGAGCACCGCCGAGAGTTCTTACAACGAGACCAGAAATCAATTGCGTGCCTTATTCAGACATAAGGTGCAACAAGCAGAAGCTAGCGGATTGGAAACAACCGCCAAAATGAGCCTTGGAAATCGTGTCTCGATTGGAATTTCTGCCCTAGCACTATTCATTGGAGTGACAATTACAATCGCTGTTTCTAGGCGAATCGTTCTCCCCTTGCAGATAGCTGTTCAGATAGCTCAAGAAGTTGCCAATGGAAATTTGAGAATGCGCAAGGTGAAAACGAATAGCGATGAAACCGGTCAGGTATTGACAGCCCTCGAAGATGTAGCTCAGCGCCTAAATGCCATGATCGGTCAAATTCGCAATGGAGCAGAGCAAATTGACGCGGCCGCCGGCGAAATTTCCACTGGAAATAATGACCTAGCAAGGCGAACCGAACAAATGGCGTCGGCTTTGCAGTTCATTTCCAATTCAGTAGCGAGTTTAACAAGTGCGCTTAAGCTTTCCGTCGAGACTGCTAATCAAGGGCGTAGCTTGGCCGTAGACTCAGCAAGCTTGGCCCTGCAGGGGGGACGAGACGTTGAGGAAGTAGTGAAAACTATGGATGCTATCAGTGCGCAGGCTAAGCGGATCAACGAAATAGTTGGCACTATAGATGGGATCGCTTTTCAAACAAACATACTGGCCTTAAATGCCGCTGTTGAGGCAGCTAGAGCAGGAGAGCAGGGTCGAGGGTTTGCTGTCGTAGCAAGTGAAGTTCGGTGTCTGGCGCAACGCAGTAGTGATGCGGCCAGGGAAATTCGTGTTCTGATAGGCGCTTCCTCGGAAAAGGTTCTCTCTGGGACTGATATAGTTCATGCAGCAGGAAACACGATGAAGCTAATTGTGTCTTCTATTGAAGAGGTAAGTGCCATGGTCAGTTCAATTTCTAATGCAACTGCTGACCAGGCTCGAGCGATTCATGACGTCAACGAAGCGGTTTCTGAAATAGACCGAAACACTCAGCAAAATGCAGCGTTAGTCGAAGAAAGTGCTGCAGCCGCGGAGTCACTCAGACTGCAAGCTGCCGGTCTAGTCCGTTCGATCTCTTTTTTTCGTATTGATTCAATTTCACAGCAAGGTAAAGACGGACACCAAAGTTCTAATGATCAATGA
- a CDS encoding cache domain-containing protein: MSPIRGLFIALIAAFISLSSIAQERGTKEEAKNMVNAALAHIKQVGNSAAFNDFSSGNGLWVNKDLYVSVLDNKGLVLAHGANQKLIGKVLIEFKDQNGKLFIQEMISVANKGDGWVDYDFTNPVSKKVEGKSSYVKRIPNFDGFVFVGVYR, encoded by the coding sequence ATGAGCCCAATTCGCGGACTTTTTATTGCGCTGATAGCTGCATTTATTTCCCTTTCCTCCATTGCGCAGGAGCGTGGAACGAAAGAAGAAGCTAAGAACATGGTCAACGCGGCGTTGGCCCACATTAAGCAGGTAGGGAATTCCGCGGCTTTCAATGATTTTTCATCGGGAAATGGCTTGTGGGTAAATAAAGATCTATATGTCTCAGTTCTTGATAATAAAGGACTAGTTCTTGCGCACGGCGCGAATCAAAAACTTATCGGAAAAGTACTGATTGAGTTCAAAGACCAAAATGGAAAGTTGTTTATTCAGGAGATGATAAGTGTCGCCAATAAAGGTGACGGATGGGTTGACTATGACTTCACTAACCCTGTATCCAAAAAAGTTGAGGGAAAGTCTTCCTATGTAAAGCGAATTCCCAACTTCGATGGATTTGTTTTTGTAGGGGTGTATAGGTAA
- a CDS encoding RraA family protein, whose amino-acid sequence MDTVRLQRTYLDLTTPHVADACMRLGISVRCAPVGIRPLWNGTHVVGRARPSRHYGSVDVFLEAINRSEPGDVLVVDNGGRLEEACVGDLVTLETARAGMCGIVIWGLHRDSVELRTIRLPIFSMGTLPVGPQRLDIQEADALLSANCGEHTITTDDFVLGDDDGVIFIPLSHAQEVAKLATTIRDTERSQAARMHYGITFRQQACFDEFLAARKVDATVTFRQHLRSTGGAIEE is encoded by the coding sequence ATGGATACTGTAAGACTTCAACGCACCTATCTGGACCTCACCACACCGCACGTCGCTGATGCCTGCATGCGCCTGGGAATCTCGGTTCGTTGTGCCCCAGTGGGAATCCGACCACTCTGGAATGGTACGCATGTAGTGGGGCGCGCGCGCCCTTCACGACACTATGGGAGTGTTGACGTATTTCTTGAAGCCATCAATCGGTCTGAGCCTGGAGACGTGCTGGTGGTCGACAATGGTGGGCGCCTGGAAGAGGCCTGTGTGGGCGATTTGGTGACGTTGGAAACGGCGCGAGCAGGTATGTGCGGCATAGTCATTTGGGGTTTGCACCGTGACTCAGTTGAACTACGAACCATTAGGCTACCAATTTTCAGTATGGGTACATTACCTGTCGGGCCACAAAGGCTGGATATACAGGAGGCTGATGCGCTCTTATCTGCCAATTGCGGCGAGCATACAATCACTACCGACGATTTCGTACTTGGTGACGATGACGGGGTAATCTTTATCCCGCTGAGCCACGCTCAAGAGGTGGCGAAACTGGCCACCACAATTCGGGACACTGAACGTAGTCAAGCGGCACGTATGCATTATGGTATTACCTTCAGACAGCAGGCGTGCTTTGATGAGTTTCTAGCTGCTCGAAAGGTAGACGCGACTGTGACGTTCAGGCAACATTTGCGTTCAACTGGTGGTGCTATAGAAGAGTGA
- a CDS encoding acetoacetate decarboxylase family protein, with protein sequence MTRFAAAQGFMGPFSHDGKASIAPNPPWHYAADFITVECWVKPLDIEALLPPGLGLHPDERGLMTVSFVDWQACTDTGGELLDPIRAQYRECIVLVSVQYEGKLMQYCPYIVVDQDTSLARGWALGYPKKIGSVWITRSMGVPSIASPKLESGAIFAGTVALKDRRLAEGYVRLSELADDSAVTFGSRPIVALRHFPSLFEGQHDRPAVCELVRLQAENVHASPIWSGTAELTVFDSPTEPLSALRPIRVGRGWRYSIAMTNRNNHLLRDLRRTPAYILSEEK encoded by the coding sequence ATGACACGCTTCGCTGCCGCACAGGGTTTCATGGGGCCTTTTTCCCATGATGGGAAAGCCAGTATTGCACCAAATCCACCGTGGCATTACGCGGCCGACTTCATCACTGTCGAGTGCTGGGTAAAACCTTTGGACATTGAGGCGCTACTGCCGCCTGGCTTGGGGCTACACCCTGACGAGCGCGGCTTGATGACAGTCTCTTTTGTCGACTGGCAAGCTTGCACGGACACAGGGGGTGAGCTGCTGGATCCAATCCGAGCGCAGTACCGCGAGTGCATTGTGCTGGTTAGCGTTCAGTATGAGGGGAAGTTGATGCAGTACTGTCCCTATATAGTGGTCGACCAGGATACTTCGCTGGCTCGCGGCTGGGCCCTGGGCTACCCGAAGAAGATTGGCTCAGTGTGGATCACGCGGTCCATGGGTGTACCTTCGATTGCGTCTCCAAAGTTGGAAAGCGGTGCGATCTTTGCAGGGACGGTGGCACTCAAAGACCGACGTCTCGCTGAAGGTTATGTGAGGCTCTCAGAGCTTGCAGACGACTCTGCGGTTACATTCGGAAGCCGGCCCATCGTGGCACTAAGGCACTTCCCCTCGCTTTTCGAAGGGCAGCACGATCGCCCAGCGGTTTGCGAGCTAGTTCGCCTTCAAGCCGAGAATGTGCATGCAAGCCCCATTTGGTCAGGGACGGCAGAACTAACGGTGTTCGACTCCCCAACAGAGCCGCTGTCTGCATTGCGTCCCATTCGAGTCGGCCGCGGATGGAGATATTCGATCGCCATGACAAACCGAAACAATCATTTGCTGCGAGATCTTCGCCGCACCCCTGCATATATTTTATCCGAGGAGAAATGA
- a CDS encoding branched-chain amino acid aminotransferase gives MTTCSSPRFRVERHLCPVGEDERRALLRAPGFGQVFTDHMATIGYSEDRGWHDATIGPRQALCLDPAALVCHYAQEIYEGMKAYRLDGGGTELFRPDANAQRFRRSAARLAMPLLPEVLFTESVRALVRVENAWIPSTQGHALYLRPFMVAIESARGVRASTDYLYCVVASPVRVYFSRRVVAVTLWVSDKFTRAAPGGTGDVKCGGNYAAGLSAQAEAIREQCDQAIFLDAVERRWVEELGGMNVFFVFADGSIQTPPLNGTILAGITRESLIALADDIGLIVREESYSIDQWQDDAKSGRLQESFACGTAAVVAPIGEVRGRKHRFTIGDGDGDGDGDGGPDPITERLKYTLTDIQLGRAADTHGWLDRLS, from the coding sequence GTGACAACGTGTTCATCGCCGCGCTTTCGTGTGGAGCGCCATCTATGCCCGGTGGGCGAAGATGAGAGGCGGGCACTGCTTCGTGCCCCAGGTTTTGGCCAGGTTTTTACAGATCACATGGCCACAATCGGATATTCAGAGGATAGAGGCTGGCATGACGCAACGATCGGCCCTCGCCAGGCTTTATGCCTCGACCCCGCTGCACTAGTGTGTCATTACGCTCAAGAAATCTACGAAGGCATGAAGGCTTATCGTTTGGATGGAGGTGGAACGGAACTGTTTCGTCCCGATGCGAATGCACAGCGTTTTCGCAGATCAGCAGCCCGTCTGGCAATGCCACTATTACCAGAGGTTTTGTTCACGGAGTCCGTGCGTGCACTGGTGCGCGTGGAAAACGCATGGATACCTTCTACTCAAGGCCACGCACTGTACTTGAGGCCGTTCATGGTCGCAATCGAATCTGCTCGCGGTGTCCGAGCGTCGACAGACTATCTCTATTGCGTAGTTGCGTCACCAGTTAGGGTCTATTTCAGCCGCAGAGTTGTTGCAGTGACACTTTGGGTTTCAGACAAATTCACCCGTGCAGCCCCAGGTGGAACGGGAGACGTCAAATGTGGTGGCAACTATGCGGCTGGCCTAAGTGCACAGGCCGAAGCAATCCGCGAGCAATGTGATCAGGCGATTTTCCTTGACGCAGTGGAGCGCCGTTGGGTAGAAGAACTCGGAGGAATGAATGTCTTTTTCGTGTTCGCTGACGGATCGATACAGACACCACCGTTGAACGGTACGATATTAGCTGGCATTACTAGGGAATCGCTCATCGCTTTGGCCGATGACATAGGACTGATTGTTCGTGAAGAGTCTTACTCAATTGATCAGTGGCAAGACGATGCCAAGAGCGGTCGATTGCAGGAGTCCTTCGCTTGCGGTACGGCAGCGGTGGTGGCACCGATTGGAGAGGTCAGGGGACGCAAACATCGCTTCACCATCGGTGACGGTGACGGTGACGGTGACGGTGACGGTGGCCCAGATCCCATCACTGAGCGCTTGAAATACACACTGACGGACATTCAATTGGGACGTGCGGCTGACACGCACGGTTGGTTGGATAGGCTGTCATAA
- a CDS encoding Lrp/AsnC family transcriptional regulator, giving the protein MQFNTIKNLDAIDRRILQALQEDGRIQNVELAEKVGLSPSPCLRRVKILEESGAIERYVALLNPSKLGIGLTVFVRIWLTSQDARTIEEFTAEVQRFPEIVECHLMAGDCDFLLRVVAADLDAYRRFQGEHLTRIKGVQSVKTEIPMQKIKLTSQLPL; this is encoded by the coding sequence ATGCAATTCAACACCATCAAAAATCTCGATGCGATTGACCGTCGAATACTTCAGGCTCTTCAAGAAGATGGGCGAATTCAAAATGTGGAACTTGCGGAGAAGGTGGGGCTATCGCCGTCTCCGTGCCTACGCCGAGTCAAGATCCTTGAGGAGTCTGGCGCTATTGAGAGGTACGTCGCATTATTGAACCCGTCAAAACTCGGCATCGGATTGACCGTCTTTGTCCGCATTTGGCTAACAAGCCAAGATGCGCGAACGATTGAAGAATTTACGGCTGAAGTGCAGCGATTCCCTGAGATCGTTGAATGCCATCTCATGGCAGGCGATTGTGACTTTTTGCTTCGCGTTGTTGCGGCCGACCTCGACGCCTACAGACGCTTCCAGGGTGAGCATCTGACGCGTATAAAAGGTGTTCAAAGTGTGAAAACTGAAATTCCCATGCAAAAGATAAAGTTGACTTCGCAACTCCCACTATAA